The Sinomicrobium kalidii genome contains a region encoding:
- a CDS encoding efflux RND transporter permease subunit, with protein sequence MIKKIIERPVLTFVISILLVLAGAFSISQLPVERFPEIAPPSVSVRVYYPGANAETLAKAVLLPLEEAINGAENMEYINSTATNSGKGRVSVYFKPGSDPNLAAVEVQNRISEVTADLPLEVVENGIQVLKRMKGTLMTINVFSDGTYDETFLSAYTRKNIRRELKRIEGLARAKILRRRDYAMRIWLNPEKLALYNLTPRDIYNQVNDQSFEAGPGKFGENSEEVFEIVLKHEGRFSEPEQYENIVIKTEEDGLQLKLKDIARIELGASNYTSKNRLNGKPAVTMDVVQQSGANAMEIDQAVREVMESQAKLFPEGMDYQITFSVRDAIDESMHHVQQTLLEAFILVFLVVFIFLQDVKITLITALTIPISLVGTFFFLQAIGVSMNVLSMFSMVLAIGIVVDDAIVVVEAIYEKMQHHKMTARQAVNSALSEITGAVISITVVIAAVFLPVGFLQGPVGVFYQEFAYTIVISVLLSAVVALTMGPTLFILFYKKRGKKEKKRRLSAFYSHSQKLKKVNSLKDKGLKKFDVLFDKFTDKYLAIVKKAIRFKWVSLAGLGVIVLLLIFLARITPKAFIPTEDDNFLLCAISMPEGASLNRTNQALDGIAEILQKEEAVEGVNTVSGFNIVDNSETPSSGLTYIKLKEKSKRGKIKDIQELVIHLTEKLQVITDMRSLNIYPRPTVQGFGNFDGVQIMLQDLADSDLGEFSQLVNEFIIELSRQEEIESAFTSFNPNFPQYKLNIDYEKAKALGVSVKDMMFTLQSNFGRQRVSDFNRFTRQYTVYMQADTEFSESPEAFNSIFVRSENGVNVPINTFVKLEPTLGPETVNRYNLYNAAKINITPASGYSTGDVMAKIEELGESKLPASLSYEWTSMSLEEKKSGSDAMIVFIISIVLVYFILAAQYESFWLPLAVMLSLPTGILGVFVFINLAGIDNNIYVQVGILMLLGLLAKNAILIVEFAAQKRKAGLKIIDAVLEAGALRLRAIVMTSLAFTVGLIPLMFSTGSAAIGNKSVSIGTAGGMLFNVTLGIVIIPVLTYVFLKLHERYNMETTEEE encoded by the coding sequence ATGATAAAGAAAATTATAGAACGCCCGGTACTCACCTTTGTTATTTCTATTCTATTGGTACTTGCCGGGGCATTCAGTATTTCGCAACTTCCCGTAGAACGTTTCCCTGAAATTGCTCCGCCCAGTGTGAGTGTGCGGGTGTATTACCCGGGGGCCAATGCAGAAACCCTGGCTAAAGCAGTACTGCTCCCTCTTGAGGAAGCCATTAATGGTGCCGAGAATATGGAATATATCAATTCTACTGCGACTAACTCGGGTAAAGGAAGGGTGTCGGTGTATTTTAAACCCGGTTCCGATCCCAATTTGGCGGCAGTTGAAGTTCAAAACCGTATTTCGGAAGTAACGGCCGACCTTCCTTTGGAGGTGGTAGAAAACGGGATTCAGGTCTTGAAACGTATGAAGGGAACGCTGATGACCATCAATGTTTTTAGTGATGGGACCTATGACGAAACCTTCCTGAGTGCCTATACCCGAAAAAATATCAGGCGAGAGCTCAAACGTATTGAGGGCCTGGCAAGGGCCAAGATCTTGCGTAGGCGTGACTATGCCATGCGAATTTGGCTCAACCCCGAAAAATTGGCCCTGTATAACCTGACACCAAGGGATATCTATAACCAGGTGAACGATCAGAGCTTTGAGGCCGGGCCGGGTAAATTCGGGGAAAACTCCGAAGAGGTTTTTGAAATTGTGCTCAAGCATGAAGGCCGTTTTAGCGAGCCCGAACAGTATGAAAACATTGTGATAAAAACGGAGGAAGACGGGCTGCAACTCAAGCTGAAAGATATAGCCCGTATTGAGCTTGGTGCCTCCAACTATACCAGTAAAAACCGTTTGAACGGCAAGCCTGCCGTAACCATGGATGTAGTACAGCAAAGCGGGGCCAATGCCATGGAAATAGACCAGGCTGTACGGGAAGTCATGGAAAGCCAGGCCAAACTATTCCCTGAAGGGATGGACTACCAGATTACGTTCAGTGTGCGCGATGCCATTGACGAGTCCATGCACCATGTACAGCAAACCCTTTTAGAGGCCTTTATCCTGGTGTTTCTTGTGGTGTTTATCTTCCTGCAGGATGTTAAAATTACGTTGATCACAGCCCTTACCATTCCTATTTCGTTAGTGGGGACTTTCTTTTTTCTGCAGGCGATAGGTGTAAGCATGAATGTGCTCAGTATGTTTTCTATGGTGCTCGCCATTGGTATAGTGGTGGACGATGCCATTGTGGTGGTCGAAGCCATTTACGAAAAAATGCAACATCATAAGATGACAGCACGGCAGGCGGTTAATTCCGCCCTAAGCGAAATCACGGGGGCGGTTATTTCCATTACCGTCGTTATTGCCGCCGTATTCCTTCCTGTGGGCTTCCTGCAAGGTCCGGTAGGGGTGTTTTACCAGGAATTTGCCTATACCATTGTTATTTCCGTGTTGCTTTCTGCAGTGGTAGCACTGACCATGGGGCCTACGTTATTCATTCTGTTCTATAAAAAGAGGGGCAAAAAGGAAAAGAAAAGACGATTATCGGCTTTTTACAGTCATTCCCAAAAACTAAAAAAAGTTAATTCGTTAAAAGATAAAGGGCTTAAGAAATTTGATGTACTTTTTGATAAATTTACGGACAAATACCTTGCAATAGTAAAAAAAGCCATTCGGTTTAAGTGGGTGAGCCTTGCCGGGTTGGGGGTTATTGTATTGTTACTCATATTTTTGGCCCGCATTACACCCAAGGCCTTTATCCCTACAGAAGACGATAACTTTTTGCTCTGTGCGATATCCATGCCCGAAGGGGCTTCACTAAACCGTACTAACCAGGCTCTGGACGGGATAGCCGAAATTCTGCAAAAGGAAGAGGCCGTAGAGGGTGTAAACACGGTTTCCGGATTCAATATCGTAGATAATTCCGAAACACCTTCCTCCGGGTTGACGTATATCAAGCTGAAAGAAAAAAGCAAAAGGGGAAAGATCAAAGACATTCAGGAGTTGGTGATACACCTGACCGAAAAATTACAGGTTATCACGGATATGCGTAGTTTGAATATATACCCGCGCCCTACGGTACAGGGATTTGGTAACTTTGATGGGGTGCAAATAATGTTACAAGACCTCGCTGACAGTGATTTGGGCGAATTTAGCCAGTTGGTCAATGAATTTATCATAGAATTGAGCCGTCAAGAGGAAATAGAAAGCGCCTTCACTTCCTTTAATCCCAACTTCCCGCAATACAAGCTCAATATCGATTATGAAAAAGCAAAGGCTTTGGGAGTGAGTGTAAAGGATATGATGTTTACCCTGCAATCTAACTTCGGGCGTCAACGGGTAAGTGATTTTAACCGCTTTACCCGTCAGTATACGGTGTATATGCAGGCCGATACCGAATTTAGCGAAAGCCCGGAAGCCTTTAACTCTATTTTTGTGAGAAGCGAAAATGGCGTAAACGTCCCCATAAACACTTTCGTTAAACTGGAACCTACTTTAGGGCCTGAAACCGTTAACCGATATAACTTGTACAATGCGGCTAAAATTAACATTACCCCGGCTTCGGGGTATAGTACCGGAGATGTCATGGCAAAAATTGAAGAATTGGGAGAAAGCAAACTGCCGGCCAGTTTAAGTTATGAGTGGACGAGTATGAGCCTGGAAGAGAAAAAATCCGGCTCCGATGCTATGATCGTGTTTATCATCAGTATAGTATTGGTCTATTTTATTTTGGCAGCTCAGTACGAGAGTTTTTGGTTGCCTCTGGCGGTAATGCTTTCGTTGCCTACGGGTATTCTCGGGGTGTTTGTATTTATTAACCTGGCGGGAATAGACAATAACATTTATGTGCAGGTGGGTATTTTAATGCTGCTCGGCCTGTTGGCCAAAAATGCTATTTTGATCGTGGAATTTGCCGCTCAAAAACGCAAGGCGGGACTGAAAATAATAGATGCTGTACTGGAAGCAGGGGCCCTGCGCCTTCGAGCCATCGTAATGACCTCTCTGGCTTTTACTGTCGGATTGATTCCACTCATGTTTTCCACGGGTTCCGCAGCTATTGGAAATAAATCGGTGAGTATAGGTACAGCCGGGGGAATGCTGTTTAATGTTACCCTCGGTATTGTTATCATTCCGGTACTGACCTATGTGTTCCTGAAATTGCACGAACGATATAATATGGAAACTACCGAGGAAGAGTAG
- a CDS encoding efflux RND transporter periplasmic adaptor subunit, producing MKKSTNTAYSTGLVMSFLLLAVFFTGCKEKEKEDEGLPLPVITLKEESAGKAFRYLGSVEGAEDVDIRPQVDGILEKIYVDEGDYVEKGQPLFKINQQPYMEDLKNAQANVELEKAKLRKAKTELDRLQPLIDNEVISEVQQKTAQADYEVAQSSLDRAQAQAANTRIKLNFTVIEAPVNGFIGRIPKSVGNVVKQTDSDPITVLSNVKEVFVYFSMSESDYLYYERMKKDSTSRRMSNKVKLILADGSTYNLEGNVDAASGQIDRFTGSISLRARFQNPDTLLRSGNTGKIVMEQIFPKAILIPQSATMSVQDKRFVYTLRDDNTAERHEVEIEGRSGHNYIVKGNTLKEGDRIVVSGINKITDGTKVKPIQQGRLLSNVSEKEK from the coding sequence ATGAAAAAGAGTACTAACACAGCATACAGCACCGGTCTTGTCATGTCTTTTCTTTTGCTTGCGGTTTTCTTTACAGGGTGTAAGGAAAAAGAAAAAGAAGATGAAGGCCTGCCTCTTCCTGTTATTACATTAAAGGAGGAATCGGCTGGCAAGGCCTTCCGGTATCTGGGCTCCGTAGAAGGAGCGGAAGATGTTGATATCCGGCCGCAGGTAGACGGCATACTGGAAAAGATCTATGTGGATGAAGGAGATTATGTAGAAAAAGGGCAGCCCCTGTTTAAGATCAACCAGCAGCCTTATATGGAAGACCTTAAGAATGCCCAGGCCAATGTGGAGTTGGAAAAGGCCAAACTGCGAAAGGCTAAGACCGAACTCGACAGGCTTCAGCCGCTTATCGACAACGAGGTGATCTCCGAAGTACAGCAAAAAACCGCCCAGGCCGATTATGAAGTGGCACAATCTTCATTAGACAGGGCGCAGGCACAGGCGGCTAATACGAGAATAAAACTCAATTTCACTGTTATAGAAGCTCCGGTAAACGGATTTATTGGGCGTATTCCTAAATCTGTAGGGAATGTGGTAAAGCAAACCGACTCCGACCCCATTACCGTGCTTTCTAATGTAAAAGAGGTATTCGTATATTTTTCTATGAGTGAATCGGATTACCTGTATTATGAGCGCATGAAAAAGGACTCTACTTCGCGCCGGATGAGTAACAAGGTAAAACTGATCCTGGCCGATGGCTCTACCTACAACCTGGAAGGGAACGTAGACGCTGCTTCAGGACAAATTGACCGTTTTACAGGGTCTATCAGCCTTCGTGCCAGGTTCCAGAACCCCGATACGCTTCTTCGTTCGGGGAATACCGGAAAAATAGTGATGGAACAAATTTTCCCCAAGGCCATTCTTATACCGCAGAGTGCTACGATGTCGGTTCAGGACAAAAGATTTGTGTATACCCTGAGAGATGACAATACTGCCGAACGCCACGAAGTGGAAATAGAAGGCCGGTCAGGGCACAATTATATTGTGAAGGGAAATACCCTGAAGGAGGGCGACCGCATTGTGGTATCGGGAATTAACAAAATAACCGATGGCACTAAAGTAAAACCGATACAACAAGGAAGGTTATTATCTAACGTCAGCGAAAAAGAAAAGTAA
- a CDS encoding RNA polymerase sigma factor — translation MKTQNQKNVSPETIEALKAGDQKALKTVFVKYYNRLFHFVFSYTKCRYACEEVVQKVFIKVWEKREGIIPQTFGTYMFTIARNLAYNHMRDTMKRQDKERLWERIAFVTNEGEDHLICKEIRSAIDGAINQLPPKKRAIYILSRKKGKSNKEIARELHISPKTVKNHIWAINGIVREHMRSFLEKSVY, via the coding sequence ATGAAAACTCAAAACCAAAAAAACGTCTCCCCCGAAACCATAGAAGCCTTAAAGGCCGGGGACCAGAAGGCCCTGAAAACCGTTTTTGTAAAATATTACAACAGGCTTTTCCATTTTGTATTCTCCTATACCAAATGCCGGTATGCCTGCGAAGAAGTAGTGCAGAAGGTATTTATAAAAGTCTGGGAAAAAAGGGAAGGCATAATACCACAGACTTTTGGCACTTACATGTTTACCATAGCCCGCAACCTGGCCTATAACCACATGCGCGACACCATGAAGCGCCAAGACAAGGAGCGCTTATGGGAGCGCATCGCTTTTGTGACCAATGAGGGAGAGGATCATTTAATATGCAAGGAAATCCGATCGGCCATAGATGGTGCAATAAACCAACTGCCCCCAAAGAAAAGGGCAATCTATATCCTGTCTCGAAAAAAAGGCAAAAGCAATAAGGAAATAGCCCGGGAGCTCCATATATCCCCCAAAACGGTTAAAAATCATATATGGGCTATTAATGGGATTGTAAGAGAGCATATGCGTTCTTTTCTGGAAAAATCTGTGTATTGA
- a CDS encoding helix-turn-helix transcriptional regulator yields MKINRIKIVLAEKDRTNKWLSEKLDKSRTTISRWCRNDIQPSLETLVEVAHALDVDIRELLVPTKKD; encoded by the coding sequence ATGAAGATAAATAGAATAAAGATTGTTTTAGCAGAAAAAGATCGAACAAATAAGTGGTTGTCCGAGAAATTAGATAAAAGTAGGACTACCATATCCCGTTGGTGCAGGAATGATATACAACCTTCCCTTGAAACATTGGTAGAAGTAGCCCATGCATTGGACGTTGACATTCGGGAATTATTAGTACCTACCAAAAAAGATTAA
- a CDS encoding putative toxin-antitoxin system toxin component, PIN family: protein MDCNVLISAHLIKNSVSRRAYEKALLSGIAFCSPATFQEFSTRFLRSKFDKYLPLDQRLIAIARYKRESKMINPTNFVDASRDPDDNKYLELAIATNAACIVSGDKDLLVLHPFQDIPIITAADFLARY, encoded by the coding sequence TTGGATTGTAATGTACTTATAAGCGCCCACCTGATAAAGAACTCGGTGAGCCGCAGGGCTTATGAAAAGGCTTTGCTATCGGGTATTGCATTTTGTTCTCCTGCTACTTTCCAGGAATTTTCTACCCGCTTTCTCCGCTCCAAGTTTGATAAATACCTACCGCTTGATCAACGACTCATTGCCATAGCCCGGTATAAAAGAGAAAGCAAAATGATAAACCCCACAAATTTTGTAGATGCTTCGCGCGACCCGGACGACAATAAATACCTGGAACTCGCCATTGCAACCAATGCGGCTTGTATCGTTAGCGGAGATAAAGATTTGTTGGTGTTACATCCCTTCCAGGATATTCCTATTATAACCGCAGCAGACTTTCTGGCCCGGTATTAA
- a CDS encoding type II toxin-antitoxin system Phd/YefM family antitoxin: METVNYTDFRANLKHWFDKVINDVSDIVIKRKGGKDLVLISLDEYNSLKETTYLLTGKNRDVLLKSIKELEGDKGVQKDLIE; encoded by the coding sequence ATGGAAACGGTAAACTACACAGACTTTCGCGCTAACCTGAAGCATTGGTTCGACAAGGTAATCAATGATGTAAGCGATATTGTCATTAAGCGAAAAGGAGGAAAAGACCTTGTTCTGATTTCCCTGGATGAATACAATTCATTAAAGGAGACCACCTACCTGCTGACCGGGAAAAACAGGGATGTTTTATTGAAGTCTATTAAGGAGCTGGAAGGCGATAAAGGTGTTCAAAAAGACCTGATTGAATAA
- a CDS encoding Txe/YoeB family addiction module toxin produces the protein MRLIWSTTSSNDYLYCQKVDKKIVKRINELIKNCMRTPFEGIGKPEALKGGLQGYWSRRITSEHRLVYKYEDEELWIAACRYHYGK, from the coding sequence ATGAGGTTAATTTGGTCTACAACTTCCTCGAATGATTATCTGTATTGCCAAAAAGTAGATAAAAAGATCGTCAAGCGCATTAATGAGTTGATAAAAAACTGTATGCGCACACCCTTTGAGGGCATAGGAAAACCCGAGGCCCTGAAAGGTGGTTTACAAGGATATTGGTCGAGACGGATAACATCAGAACATCGGCTGGTTTATAAATACGAGGATGAAGAATTGTGGATAGCGGCCTGCCGTTATCACTATGGGAAGTGA
- a CDS encoding type II toxin-antitoxin system RelE/ParE family toxin translates to MEVIWSEFAEGQLDEIFEYYSENASVRIAKKLVKGLIHEPEKLIRNPFIGQVEPLLQGRKESYHYLVYKNYKIIYSVNAENGFIKIADVFDARQNPKKMERTE, encoded by the coding sequence ATGGAGGTTATTTGGTCGGAATTTGCAGAAGGGCAACTCGATGAAATTTTTGAATATTATAGCGAAAATGCAAGTGTCAGAATCGCAAAAAAATTGGTGAAAGGTTTAATCCACGAACCAGAAAAACTAATTCGCAACCCTTTTATCGGCCAAGTCGAACCACTTCTTCAAGGTAGAAAAGAGTCTTACCATTATTTAGTTTATAAAAACTATAAGATTATTTATTCGGTAAATGCTGAAAACGGTTTTATCAAAATTGCCGATGTTTTTGATGCACGCCAGAATCCGAAAAAAATGGAGAGAACCGAATAA
- a CDS encoding acyl-CoA dehydrogenase, with protein MDFTLTEEQVMTRDAARDFAQAELLPGVIERDEKQEFPAEQVRKMGALGFLGMMVSPDYGGSGLDTVSYALAMEEISKIDASASVVMSVNNSLVCWGLEHYGTEEQKQKYLTRLAKGEIIGAFCLSEPEAGSDATSQKTSAIDKGDHYLLNGTKNWITNGGTADVYLVIAQTDAGKKHRGINALIVEKGMRGFEVGPKEQKMGIRGSDTHSLNFNDVKVPKENRIGEDGFGFKFAMRTLAGGRIGIASQALGIASGAYELAKKYSKVRKAFGTEICNHQAIAFKLADMHTQIEAARYLVLKAAWDKDNGNDYDLSGAMAKVYASQVAMDTSVEAVQIHGGNGYVKEYHVERLMRDAKITQIYEGTSEIQKIVISRSILED; from the coding sequence ATGGATTTTACGCTTACCGAAGAACAGGTTATGACCCGTGATGCAGCAAGAGATTTTGCTCAGGCCGAGTTGCTTCCCGGGGTTATAGAAAGAGATGAAAAACAGGAATTCCCCGCAGAACAGGTCCGGAAAATGGGAGCGTTGGGCTTTTTGGGAATGATGGTGTCTCCCGATTACGGGGGTAGCGGATTGGATACGGTATCCTACGCTTTGGCCATGGAAGAAATATCAAAGATAGATGCTTCGGCATCGGTAGTGATGAGTGTAAACAACTCATTGGTATGTTGGGGGCTGGAACATTACGGCACAGAAGAACAAAAGCAAAAATACCTCACCCGTTTGGCTAAGGGCGAAATCATCGGCGCTTTCTGCCTGTCAGAGCCCGAAGCCGGAAGTGATGCCACTTCGCAGAAAACTTCCGCTATAGATAAAGGAGACCATTACTTGCTGAACGGTACAAAAAACTGGATCACCAACGGAGGCACAGCCGATGTTTACCTGGTCATAGCCCAGACCGACGCCGGCAAAAAACATCGCGGGATCAATGCCCTGATCGTAGAAAAGGGGATGCGCGGTTTTGAAGTGGGCCCCAAGGAACAAAAGATGGGTATCCGCGGAAGTGATACGCATTCCCTGAATTTTAACGATGTAAAGGTGCCTAAGGAAAACCGTATCGGGGAAGATGGTTTCGGATTTAAATTCGCCATGAGAACCCTGGCAGGCGGGCGCATAGGTATTGCGAGCCAGGCGCTGGGAATTGCATCAGGCGCTTATGAACTGGCAAAAAAATACTCCAAAGTAAGAAAAGCTTTCGGAACGGAAATATGTAACCACCAGGCCATTGCTTTTAAACTGGCGGACATGCATACACAGATAGAAGCCGCACGGTATTTGGTGCTAAAAGCGGCGTGGGACAAAGACAACGGGAATGACTATGACCTTTCCGGCGCCATGGCCAAGGTGTATGCGTCGCAAGTGGCTATGGATACCTCTGTAGAAGCCGTACAGATACACGGGGGGAACGGTTATGTAAAAGAATATCATGTAGAACGTTTGATGCGCGATGCCAAGATCACCCAGATCTACGAAGGGACCTCGGAAATACAAAAGATCGTGATCTCCAGGAGTATTCTGGAGGATTAA